One Longimicrobiales bacterium DNA segment encodes these proteins:
- a CDS encoding PadR family transcriptional regulator — protein MTQPNTPFLAGTLDLIVLQLLEAEPTNGYDLTLRIQAISNDVLNVNAGSLYPALYRLEQRGLLRSKWAKSETGRRTKVYSVTGTGRRQLADQRADWERFAGALTAILRVS, from the coding sequence ATGACCCAGCCAAACACACCGTTCCTTGCCGGCACGCTCGATCTGATCGTGCTCCAGCTGCTGGAGGCCGAGCCCACGAACGGTTACGACCTGACGCTGCGCATCCAGGCGATCTCGAACGATGTCCTGAACGTGAACGCGGGCTCACTCTACCCGGCGCTCTACCGTCTGGAACAGCGCGGGCTGCTCCGGTCGAAGTGGGCGAAGTCGGAGACGGGCCGTCGCACGAAGGTCTATTCCGTGACGGGTACGGGCCGCAGGCAGCTGGCGGACCAGCGCGCGGACTGGGAGCGCTTCGCGGGTGCACTGACGGCGATCCTCCGGGTCAGCTGA